CGACTTCGGCGCCGGCGACCCCCGGGAGCCCACGGACCCCGGGATCCGGCAGGCGCTCATCGAGGCGGTCCCCGAGGTCAGCCAGTACCCCAGCGCCTCCGGCACCCGTGCGCTGCGCGAGGCCTTCTGCGGCTGGATGGAGCGGCGACACGGGGTGGAGCTGGACCCCGACGCCGAGGTGCTCCCGGCCTCCGGCTCCAAGGAGGCCATCTTCCACGCCCACCTGCCTTTTCTGCACCACACACACGAGCGGCGGGGCGTGGCCTACGGCACCCCGGGATACCCCGTCTACGAGCGCGGGGCGCTCTTCGCCGGAGGGGAGGCGCTGCCGGTGAGGCTCAGGAGGGAGGACGGCTTCCTGCTCCCGCTCGAGGCGGTCGACCCGGAGAGGACCCGCATCCTGTGGATCAACTACCCCCACAACCCCACCGGGGCCCGGGCGCCGCGCTCCTACCTGGAGGAGGTCGCGGCCTTCTGCGAGGAGCACGACATCCTGCTCTTCTCGGACGAGTGCTACAACGAGATCTACTCCGGAGATCCCCCGCCCTCCGTGTTGGAGTTCCGCCGCAAGCGCACGCTCGCCTTCTGCTCCCTCTCCAAGCGCAGCGGGATGACCGGCTACCGCTCGGCGATGATGGCCGGGGACGCCGAGCTCATCTCCGCCCTCAGGAAGCTGCGTCCCTCGGTGGGGGTGGCCTCCCCCGCCTTCATCCAGGCCGCCGCCGCGGCCGCCTGGTCCGACGACGCGCACGTGGAGGAGCGCCGGCGCATCTTCGGCAGAAAACGCGAGCTCTTCGTGGAGTTCTTCCGGCGGGCGGGGCTGGACTTCCTGCCCACCGACGCCACCTTCTACCTCTGGGTCGCCGTCCCGGGCGGCGACGACGAGGCCTACGCCCTCCGGCTGCTGGAGGAGGGCATCGTCGTGGCCCCGGGGCGGGCGTTCGGTCCGGGGGGTGAGGGGTACATCCGCGTGGCGCTCGTCCCCTCCCTGGAGGAGTGCGAGGAAGCCATAGCGCGCTGGGAGGCCCTGGCCGCCGGGCAGCCCTGCTAAACTGCCCCCGGAAGACCGGAGGGACGCGAGGAGGACCCTGCACTCATGCAAGAGCTCATACGGGAGGCCTTCGAGAACAGGGAGCTGCTAGAGAGCGAAGAGCACCGCTCGGCCGTCTTGGAGACGATAGAAGCCCTGGACAAAGGCAGGCTCCGCGTCGCCGAGAAAAAGAACGGCGAGTGGCGCTCCAACGCCTGGGTGATGCAGGCCATAAACCTCTACTTCGTCCTCGCCGAGATGAAGACCTTCGAGGTAGGCCCCTTCGAGTTCCACGACAAGATCCCCATAAAAAGAAACCTCGCCGCAGCGGGCGTACGCGTCGTCCCCCCCGGCACCATCCGCTACGGGGCCTTCGCCGAGCCGGGGGTCGTCCTCATGCCCGGCTACATAAACATCGGGGCCTGGGTGGGGAGCGGGACGATGGTCGACACCTGGGCCACCGTCGGCTCAGGCGCCCAGATCGGACGCAACGTCCACCTCTCCGGCGGGGTGGGCATCGGCGGGGTGCTGGAGCCACCCGGCGCGATGCCCGTCGTCGTCGAGGACGGGGCGTTCATCGGATCTCGCGCCATCGTCGTCGAGGGGGTGCGCGTCGGGGAGGAGGCGGTGCTGGGTGCGAACGTGGTGCTCACGGCCTCCACCCCGATCATCGACGTGACCGGCGAGGAGGAGGTCGTCTACCGCGGGCGCGTCCCCGCCCGCTCCGTCGTCGTCGCCGGGACCCGCACCAAGGAGTTCCCCGCCGGCTCCTACCAGCTGCAGGCCGCGCTCATCATCGGCAGGCGCCGGGAGTCCACCGACCGCAAGACCTCGCTCAACCAGGCGCTGCGCGAGTTCGGGGTGCCCTCTTGAGGGAGAGGCTGCTCGAGGCGCTGCTCTTCTTCCTCGAGCGCCCGAGCGTGACCGGCGCCGAGAAGCGCCTGTGCGACGACCTGGAGGAGCGCCTGAGGGGGCTCTCGGGCTGGGAGGTGCGGCGCACCGGCAACAACCTCGCCGTCCGCCGCACCTCCCGCGACTTCTCGCGCCCCCTCCTCCTGTTCGCCGGGCACCTGGACACCGTGCCGGAGCCGGAGGGCGGTATCCCGGTGCGGGTGGAGGGAGATGAGGTCTACGGCCGCGGGGCCTCGGACATGAAGGCCGGCAACGCGGTGATGCTCGCCCTCATAGAAGATTTCGACTGGTCCGCCTCGTGGGCCGAGCCCCTCTTCGTCTTCTACGAGCGGGAAGAGGGGCCGCACGAGGAGAACGGCCTGGAGGCCGTTTTCGAGGAGATGCCGTGGGTGCTGGAGGCGGAGCTCGCGCTCGTGCTCGAGCCCACCGCCGGGGCTATCGAAGCCGGGTGCGCGGGGACGGCGCAGGTGGAGGTGACCTTCCACGGAAAGGCCGCCCACGCCGCCCGCCCCTGGCAGGGGGAGAACGCGATCTCCAAGGCCGGACGCTTCCTCCAGGCGCTGCACGAGAGGAAGCCGGAGGAGGTCGTCGTGGAGGGCCTCACCTTCTACGACGTCCTCACCCCCACCATGGCCCGCGGAGGGAGCGCCAAGAACGTCGTGCCCGCCTCCTTCTGGATCAACGTGAACCACCGCTTCCCTCCAGGAAGGGGTATCGAGCACGTCCGGGAGACCTTCGAGGCGCTCCTCGGAGGGGAGGCATCCTTCGAGATCGCAGACTATGCCCCGAGCGGCCCCGTAGACCTCCGCAACCCCCTCTTGGAGCGCCTCCTCGCCACCGGCGTCGAGGTCCGTCCCAAGCAGGCCTGGACCGACGTGGCCCGCCTCGCCGAGCGCGGGGTTGCGGCGGTCAACTACGGCCCCGGGCTGCCCTCCCAGGCCCACCAGGACGACGAGCACGCCGAGATACCGCTGCTCGAGGAGTGCTACCGGCGCCTGGAGGGCTTTCTCAGCGCCAGCCGGACCGCCACGTAGACCACGAGCCCCAGCAGGGGCAAGGACAGCAGAGAGAGTAGGCCAGCCCGGTCAGGGCCGTCCTTGCCCAACCCAATACGGATGCCCTCGTTCAGCTCCTCCAGCAGCCGGCTGAGGCGCTCGACCTCCACCTTCAGTTCCTCGAAACTCTCGCGGAGCTCGCGCGCCGCCTCACGCTCCTTACCGCCCACCCTGGCTCTCCCTTCCTTGCCCGCTCTCGATCCGCAGCCGCCGGCGATCCCTCATCGCCCATACGAGCAACCACGTCACGCAAGCAGCGTACACCACCATCGCCCAGATGAACCATCCGTGCTCCTGCGAGAGCCAGAAGTGGAGAGCAAAGACGGCGAACCCGGCCACCCACGACACCCCTGAGATGCGGCGCAGAAGCTCGCCGGAGGCCATGCCGTGCCGGCACAGAGAGAGCACCCCAGAGAGCCCGTCCCCCCGAGCACC
The Rubrobacter xylanophilus genome window above contains:
- the dapC gene encoding succinyldiaminopimelate transaminase, with product MRKTDATPLLLNPVLERQGEYPLLRLDERRERLKEQGVRLFDFGAGDPREPTDPGIRQALIEAVPEVSQYPSASGTRALREAFCGWMERRHGVELDPDAEVLPASGSKEAIFHAHLPFLHHTHERRGVAYGTPGYPVYERGALFAGGEALPVRLRREDGFLLPLEAVDPERTRILWINYPHNPTGARAPRSYLEEVAAFCEEHDILLFSDECYNEIYSGDPPPSVLEFRRKRTLAFCSLSKRSGMTGYRSAMMAGDAELISALRKLRPSVGVASPAFIQAAAAAAWSDDAHVEERRRIFGRKRELFVEFFRRAGLDFLPTDATFYLWVAVPGGDDEAYALRLLEEGIVVAPGRAFGPGGEGYIRVALVPSLEECEEAIARWEALAAGQPC
- a CDS encoding 2,3,4,5-tetrahydropyridine-2,6-dicarboxylate N-succinyltransferase, which encodes MQELIREAFENRELLESEEHRSAVLETIEALDKGRLRVAEKKNGEWRSNAWVMQAINLYFVLAEMKTFEVGPFEFHDKIPIKRNLAAAGVRVVPPGTIRYGAFAEPGVVLMPGYINIGAWVGSGTMVDTWATVGSGAQIGRNVHLSGGVGIGGVLEPPGAMPVVVEDGAFIGSRAIVVEGVRVGEEAVLGANVVLTASTPIIDVTGEEEVVYRGRVPARSVVVAGTRTKEFPAGSYQLQAALIIGRRRESTDRKTSLNQALREFGVPS
- the dapE gene encoding succinyl-diaminopimelate desuccinylase translates to MRERLLEALLFFLERPSVTGAEKRLCDDLEERLRGLSGWEVRRTGNNLAVRRTSRDFSRPLLLFAGHLDTVPEPEGGIPVRVEGDEVYGRGASDMKAGNAVMLALIEDFDWSASWAEPLFVFYEREEGPHEENGLEAVFEEMPWVLEAELALVLEPTAGAIEAGCAGTAQVEVTFHGKAAHAARPWQGENAISKAGRFLQALHERKPEEVVVEGLTFYDVLTPTMARGGSAKNVVPASFWINVNHRFPPGRGIEHVRETFEALLGGEASFEIADYAPSGPVDLRNPLLERLLATGVEVRPKQAWTDVARLAERGVAAVNYGPGLPSQAHQDDEHAEIPLLEECYRRLEGFLSASRTAT